A part of Thiomicrorhabdus sediminis genomic DNA contains:
- a CDS encoding flagellin: MAIDSTSGINQNFYVSNLNKINEQLTSGQRLNQAADGAADQAVVTGLTSQVNAQDIAVQNANSGINLVQTADGASQQISESLQRLRELGVQALNGTLSTQQRDLLNTEFQQGLENIQQISENTQFNDINLLDGSNSDINIALGDNGNSNIELPNLTLQNLGLDGSNISTTDTATNALNGLDTAIEQLSTAQAQFGAQQNGLTNSVNDIQNQNINANNARSQINDTNYARALTDQTRLNILQDASIAMQSQQNQSRSSVLQLLNS, encoded by the coding sequence ATGGCCATCGACTCGACCTCCGGTATTAACCAAAACTTTTATGTCAGCAACCTGAACAAAATCAATGAGCAACTGACCAGCGGACAACGCCTCAATCAAGCAGCTGATGGCGCTGCCGATCAAGCCGTTGTAACTGGGCTAACAAGCCAAGTTAACGCTCAGGATATTGCGGTACAAAACGCCAACAGCGGTATAAACCTAGTGCAAACCGCCGATGGCGCCAGCCAACAGATTTCAGAATCACTGCAACGCTTGCGTGAGCTTGGTGTTCAAGCCTTAAACGGCACCCTAAGCACACAACAAAGAGACCTGCTCAATACTGAGTTTCAGCAAGGCTTGGAAAACATTCAACAAATCAGTGAAAACACCCAGTTTAATGATATCAACCTGCTCGACGGTTCCAACAGCGACATTAATATCGCGCTTGGTGATAACGGCAACAGTAACATTGAATTACCTAATCTGACCCTGCAGAACCTAGGCTTGGATGGCAGCAACATCAGCACTACCGATACCGCAACAAATGCGCTAAACGGGCTTGATACAGCCATTGAACAACTCAGCACGGCGCAAGCGCAATTTGGCGCCCAACAAAACGGTCTGACAAACTCTGTTAATGACATCCAAAACCAGAATATTAACGCCAATAACGCCCGAAGCCAGATTAACGACACCAACTATGCCAGAGCGCTGACAGACCAGACTCGATTGAATATTCTGCAAGACGCATCGATCGCGATGCAATCGCAGCAAAATCAATCCAGATCATCGGTATTGCAACTATTGAACAGTTAA
- a CDS encoding P-II family nitrogen regulator — protein sequence MKLVVAIIKPFKLDDVREALHDIDVQGMTVTESKGFGRQKGHTEIYRGAEYAIEFLPKIRLEIAVSDDKLDSVVEAISSSAKTGKIGDGKIFVMPLEQTVRIRTEETGDIAL from the coding sequence ATGAAACTGGTAGTTGCAATTATCAAACCTTTTAAGCTCGACGATGTCAGAGAAGCACTTCACGATATTGATGTGCAAGGTATGACCGTCACAGAGTCAAAAGGTTTTGGCCGTCAAAAGGGCCATACAGAAATTTATCGCGGCGCAGAATACGCGATTGAATTTCTACCAAAAATCCGCTTAGAAATTGCTGTTAGCGATGACAAGCTTGATAGCGTAGTAGAAGCGATCAGCAGCTCTGCAAAAACTGGCAAAATCGGAGATGGCAAAATCTTCGTTATGCCTTTAGAGCAAACTGTTCGAATTCGCACCGAAGAAACTGGCGATATCGCTCTTTAA
- a CDS encoding ammonium transporter — protein MEQVLQISYALDTFYFLMSGALVMWMAAGFAMLEAGLVRAKNTTEILAKNIGLFAIACIMYMLVGYNIMYPGEAVNSFFPGISFLLGGDNAVADVVAGGDDAPYYSGMSDFFFQVVFVATAMSVVSGAVAERMKLMSFFAFAIVFTAFIYPMQGFWKWGGGFLDELGFLDFAGSGIVHMAGAAAALAGVLLLGARKGKYGPNGESKAIPGANLPLATLGTFILWLGWFGFNGGSELKISNVDEANAVAMIFVNTLMAAAAGVIGALIASKMKFGKADLTMMLNGALAGLVAITAEPLTPTALEAALIGLAGGIIVVIAILIIDAKFKIDDPVGAISVHGVVGIFGLIAVTFTNGDATIMAQLTGIGVIFAWVFGTSLIVWGIIKAVMGIRVTEEEEYEGIDQSECGMEAYPEFTK, from the coding sequence ATGGAACAAGTACTACAAATTAGTTACGCGCTTGATACCTTCTACTTCCTAATGTCAGGTGCATTAGTTATGTGGATGGCAGCTGGTTTCGCAATGCTAGAAGCGGGTCTGGTACGCGCAAAAAACACTACCGAAATTCTTGCTAAAAACATCGGTCTTTTCGCTATCGCATGTATTATGTACATGCTGGTTGGTTATAACATTATGTACCCAGGTGAAGCCGTAAACAGCTTCTTCCCAGGTATCAGCTTCCTACTTGGTGGTGATAACGCTGTTGCAGACGTTGTTGCTGGTGGTGATGACGCGCCTTATTATTCAGGTATGTCTGACTTCTTCTTCCAGGTTGTATTCGTTGCTACTGCCATGTCGGTTGTATCGGGTGCGGTTGCTGAGCGCATGAAACTTATGTCTTTCTTCGCTTTCGCTATCGTGTTCACAGCTTTCATCTACCCAATGCAAGGTTTCTGGAAATGGGGTGGTGGTTTCCTAGACGAACTAGGTTTCCTAGACTTCGCTGGTTCTGGTATCGTTCACATGGCTGGTGCTGCTGCAGCTCTTGCTGGTGTACTTCTACTAGGTGCTCGTAAAGGTAAATATGGTCCAAACGGTGAATCTAAAGCGATTCCTGGTGCAAACCTACCTCTAGCGACTTTAGGTACATTCATCCTATGGCTAGGTTGGTTCGGTTTCAACGGTGGTTCTGAGCTTAAGATCTCTAACGTTGACGAAGCAAACGCTGTTGCAATGATCTTTGTAAACACACTAATGGCAGCCGCGGCTGGTGTAATCGGTGCGCTTATCGCTTCTAAGATGAAGTTCGGTAAAGCGGATCTAACAATGATGCTAAACGGTGCTCTAGCGGGTCTAGTAGCGATCACTGCTGAACCTCTAACTCCAACAGCTCTAGAAGCGGCTCTAATCGGTCTAGCTGGTGGTATCATCGTAGTTATCGCAATCCTAATCATCGACGCTAAGTTCAAGATTGATGATCCTGTAGGTGCGATCTCTGTTCACGGTGTTGTTGGTATCTTCGGTCTGATTGCTGTGACATTCACTAACGGTGATGCAACAATCATGGCTCAGCTAACAGGTATCGGTGTAATCTTCGCATGGGTATTCGGTACAAGCTTGATTGTATGGGGTATCATCAAAGCAGTAATGGGTATCCGCGTTACTGAAGAAGAAGAATACGAAGGTATTGACCAGTCTGAATGTGGAATGGAAGCTTACCCAGAATTTACAAAGTAA
- a CDS encoding flagellar basal body-associated FliL family protein, translating to MISMRIKNLFTHASFTALLTLGAFSVTAQPVIASENSLSYSPKYKQFEEPETRVPQYFSMDKVVVNFQGEGQAKFLAVDFKFMSYIPQVVEVEMEHLRPILKNDIDRVLRQQRYSKLRKPDGPDQLRAEVLAEVKKVLEQHRIYPDLLEDVYLGRFVMQ from the coding sequence ATGATTTCAATGCGAATTAAAAACCTTTTTACCCATGCATCTTTCACCGCCCTGCTGACATTGGGCGCATTCAGTGTAACGGCACAACCTGTAATAGCCTCAGAAAACAGCTTATCCTATTCTCCTAAATACAAGCAGTTTGAAGAGCCGGAAACACGAGTACCGCAATACTTTTCCATGGATAAGGTGGTTGTCAACTTCCAAGGAGAAGGGCAAGCCAAGTTTCTCGCTGTCGATTTTAAGTTTATGTCGTACATTCCCCAGGTGGTTGAGGTAGAAATGGAGCACTTACGCCCTATTTTGAAAAACGATATCGATCGAGTTCTACGTCAGCAGCGTTACAGCAAATTGCGCAAACCGGACGGACCCGATCAATTACGTGCAGAGGTGCTTGCAGAAGTAAAAAAAGTGCTCGAACAGCACCGCATCTATCCAGACCTTCTTGAAGATGTCTATCTGGGACGCTTTGTCATGCAATAA
- a CDS encoding ABC transporter permease subunit, protein MTTSVQGKLDEALSGEAFEKRIRRRNLKDALARYGISFGGVGVIFAVLLIMFFLFYVVLPLFTPASIEKSHSFALPGGEQEKTLYYGVDEYKSSAIRFTESGKLVGFDLVNGAENFNESLPLNGNDITSFTVVNELTHLVAFGLSDGSLLFAKYGYNVTYPDNVKTITPKVEYPFGEESIELADDAISKLSIKAGESEMRIAYQVAGQQRVYIKEFSKVESMLSDSVTLEENNSGEFTPTSKVKWLKMDVSGRNLYLIDADGATDFYDIRYIDEPALVQHVNLLKNDEKPTLIRFLLGDYSLMIGTNKGNVYQWFPVRDDNNNFALQQIRSFKVSDAAVTSIGIELARKGFAVTDNQGGFHLYHSTAERHLGSETFADKGGDANVTMAPRANGAVVESGNQIVFFDIENEHPDVSFSSLWGKVWYEGYEEPSYTWQSSSASSDFEPKFSLTPLTFGTIKAALYSMLFAVPIAILAAIYTAFFMDKATRQWVKPSVELIEALPTVILGFLAGLWLAPYMEANLPGFFAILILVPIGIVLFGYAWSRLPESIRLTVPVGRRAVLMIPVIIVLGWLALQLSSPIENAFFDGNMRHWLTAEAGIDFDQRNAMVIGFAMGFALIPTIFSVTEDAIYNVPSYLVNGSLALGASGWQTLVGVVLPTASPGIFSAIMLGFGRGVGETMIVLMASGNTPLMEVNIFEGMRTLSANLAVEMAEAEVASSHYRVLFLAGLVLFIFTFIFNTLAEVVRQRMRRKYGSL, encoded by the coding sequence ATGACGACTTCTGTACAGGGTAAGCTGGATGAAGCCTTAAGTGGTGAAGCTTTTGAAAAGCGCATTCGCCGCCGTAACCTAAAAGATGCTTTGGCACGCTATGGAATATCCTTTGGTGGTGTCGGTGTTATCTTTGCCGTGTTACTTATCATGTTCTTTCTGTTCTATGTGGTATTGCCGCTATTTACACCGGCAAGTATAGAAAAATCCCACAGTTTTGCTCTGCCTGGCGGCGAGCAGGAAAAAACTTTGTACTATGGTGTCGATGAATACAAAAGCTCGGCTATCCGTTTTACCGAATCGGGTAAGCTGGTTGGTTTTGACCTAGTCAACGGAGCCGAGAATTTCAATGAAAGCTTGCCGTTAAACGGTAATGACATCACCAGCTTCACTGTCGTCAACGAACTAACCCATCTGGTCGCCTTTGGTCTTTCTGACGGTAGTCTATTGTTTGCCAAATACGGCTATAACGTCACTTATCCTGATAACGTCAAAACCATTACGCCTAAGGTTGAGTATCCGTTTGGTGAAGAGTCGATCGAGTTGGCTGACGATGCCATCAGTAAGCTGTCCATCAAAGCCGGTGAATCGGAAATGCGTATCGCCTACCAGGTAGCCGGGCAACAGCGTGTTTACATTAAAGAATTCAGCAAAGTCGAATCGATGTTATCGGACTCGGTAACATTGGAAGAGAACAACTCTGGTGAATTTACACCGACATCAAAAGTTAAGTGGTTGAAGATGGATGTTAGTGGGCGCAATCTATATTTGATCGATGCAGATGGTGCCACCGATTTCTATGATATCCGTTATATTGACGAGCCGGCTTTGGTTCAACACGTCAATCTGTTAAAAAATGATGAAAAGCCGACTTTGATCCGTTTCTTGTTGGGTGACTACTCTTTGATGATCGGTACCAATAAAGGTAACGTCTATCAGTGGTTCCCGGTTCGTGATGACAACAATAACTTTGCTCTCCAGCAAATCCGTTCGTTTAAGGTCAGTGATGCCGCAGTGACTTCGATCGGTATTGAATTGGCACGTAAAGGTTTTGCCGTCACTGATAACCAAGGTGGCTTCCACCTTTATCACTCAACGGCAGAACGTCATCTCGGCTCTGAAACCTTTGCCGATAAGGGTGGCGATGCTAACGTAACCATGGCTCCGCGTGCAAATGGCGCTGTGGTAGAAAGCGGTAATCAGATTGTCTTTTTTGATATTGAAAACGAACATCCGGATGTGTCTTTCTCAAGTCTTTGGGGGAAGGTCTGGTATGAAGGCTATGAAGAGCCAAGTTATACTTGGCAGTCATCGTCAGCCAGCTCCGATTTTGAGCCTAAATTCTCTTTAACCCCATTAACGTTCGGTACCATTAAGGCGGCGCTGTATTCGATGTTGTTTGCCGTGCCTATCGCCATTCTTGCAGCGATCTATACCGCTTTCTTTATGGATAAAGCGACCCGTCAATGGGTTAAGCCATCGGTCGAATTGATCGAAGCGCTGCCTACGGTAATCCTCGGTTTCCTAGCCGGTCTTTGGTTGGCGCCTTATATGGAGGCGAATTTACCCGGTTTCTTCGCCATATTGATATTGGTGCCAATCGGTATTGTTCTGTTCGGTTACGCTTGGTCACGCCTGCCCGAGTCGATTCGTCTGACGGTGCCGGTTGGTAGACGAGCAGTATTGATGATTCCGGTAATCATTGTCTTGGGTTGGTTGGCATTGCAGTTAAGCAGCCCAATCGAAAATGCCTTCTTTGATGGCAATATGCGTCACTGGCTGACCGCCGAAGCCGGTATCGATTTTGATCAGCGTAATGCGATGGTTATCGGTTTTGCGATGGGCTTTGCGCTGATCCCGACGATCTTCTCGGTGACGGAGGATGCGATCTATAACGTACCGAGTTATCTGGTTAACGGTTCTTTGGCTCTTGGTGCGAGCGGTTGGCAGACCCTTGTCGGTGTTGTTTTGCCGACAGCAAGCCCGGGTATCTTCTCAGCGATTATGCTGGGCTTCGGTCGCGGTGTCGGTGAGACCATGATCGTCTTGATGGCTTCGGGTAATACACCGTTGATGGAAGTAAATATCTTTGAAGGTATGCGTACGCTGTCGGCTAACCTTGCTGTGGAAATGGCAGAGGCTGAAGTTGCCAGTTCACACTATAGAGTGTTGTTCCTTGCCGGTTTGGTACTGTTTATTTTCACCTTTATCTTCAACACCTTGGCCGAAGTTGTCCGACAGCGCATGCGCCGTAAATATGGTTCACTATAG
- the glnA gene encoding type I glutamate--ammonia ligase, whose protein sequence is MPQAIFDMIKDNDVKWADLRFTDTLGKEQHVTIPASRIDEDFFTDGETFDGSSIAGWKGINESDMLLMPQTEGFYLDPFTNDPTIIIRMQIVEPSTMESYEKDPRGIAKRAEAYLASTGIADTAFFGPEPEFFIFDDVTWGQDMSGSFVKMNSGESAWESGRVVEGGNMGHRPKVKGGYFPVPPVDQLHEVRADICAMAEAMGLTLEAHHHEVAAAGQCELAVAGNTLTAKADEVQVLKYAVHNTCQALGKTATFMPKPIVGDNGTGMHINQSLSKDGKNIFAGDVYSGLSQEALWYLGGLMKHARALNAFCNPGTNSYKRLVPGFEAPILVAYSGKNRSASIRIPYAPSERSRRVELRFPDPTANPYLAFSACLMAGLDGIMNKIDPGEPSEKDLYDLSPEEEAEYDTLCASLEEALAALDADREFLKAGGVFTDETIDSYIDLKMEEVTRLRATTHPIEFDMYYSC, encoded by the coding sequence ATGCCACAAGCTATTTTTGACATGATCAAAGACAACGATGTTAAGTGGGCAGACTTACGTTTTACCGATACACTTGGTAAAGAACAACACGTAACTATCCCAGCATCAAGAATAGACGAAGATTTCTTCACTGACGGTGAAACTTTTGACGGTTCATCTATCGCTGGATGGAAAGGTATCAACGAATCAGATATGTTGCTTATGCCACAAACTGAAGGCTTCTACCTAGACCCATTCACGAACGATCCTACAATCATCATCCGTATGCAGATTGTTGAGCCATCAACAATGGAATCTTATGAAAAAGATCCTCGTGGCATTGCAAAACGCGCTGAAGCTTACCTAGCCTCTACAGGTATTGCCGATACAGCATTCTTTGGTCCTGAACCAGAATTCTTTATCTTCGACGATGTTACTTGGGGCCAGGACATGTCAGGTTCATTCGTAAAAATGAACTCTGGTGAATCCGCATGGGAATCAGGTCGTGTTGTAGAAGGCGGTAACATGGGTCACCGCCCTAAGGTTAAAGGTGGTTACTTCCCAGTTCCTCCTGTTGACCAGCTACACGAAGTTCGTGCTGACATCTGTGCGATGGCTGAAGCGATGGGCCTAACACTAGAAGCCCACCACCACGAAGTAGCTGCTGCGGGTCAATGTGAGCTAGCGGTTGCTGGTAACACACTAACAGCTAAAGCTGATGAAGTTCAGGTACTTAAGTATGCCGTTCATAACACTTGCCAGGCACTTGGCAAGACTGCGACATTTATGCCTAAGCCAATCGTTGGTGATAACGGTACTGGTATGCACATCAATCAGTCTCTATCTAAAGACGGTAAAAACATCTTTGCCGGTGACGTTTACTCAGGTCTTTCACAAGAAGCACTTTGGTACCTAGGCGGTCTAATGAAGCACGCACGTGCACTTAACGCTTTCTGTAACCCTGGCACAAACTCTTATAAGCGTTTGGTTCCTGGCTTTGAAGCACCAATCCTGGTTGCCTACTCTGGTAAGAACCGTTCAGCCTCTATCCGTATCCCTTATGCTCCTTCAGAGCGTTCGCGTCGTGTAGAACTACGTTTCCCTGACCCAACAGCCAACCCATACCTAGCATTCTCTGCTTGCTTGATGGCCGGTCTTGACGGGATCATGAACAAGATCGATCCAGGCGAGCCTTCAGAGAAAGATCTATATGACCTATCTCCAGAAGAAGAAGCAGAATACGATACACTTTGTGCCTCTCTAGAAGAAGCGCTGGCAGCACTAGATGCAGACCGTGAATTCTTGAAAGCCGGTGGCGTATTCACAGACGAAACAATCGACTCTTACATCGACCTTAAGATGGAAGAAGTTACTCGTCTACGTGCAACAACACACCCAATCGAGTTTGACATGTACTACTCTTGCTAA
- the glnE gene encoding bifunctional [glutamate--ammonia ligase]-adenylyl-L-tyrosine phosphorylase/[glutamate--ammonia-ligase] adenylyltransferase, translated as MTYSLQQALQWSPFVERLTNRYPDIANKESYESAWQQGELFTRVYDAVIGCTDEQALFKALRVQRNTMMGRIGLRDLQGMASLDETIKATSELADALVSASLDWYYPRYCQRYGTPVGRESGDAQQLIVIGMGKLGGQELNFSSDIDLIFAFPEAGETEGAARSISNDQFFIRLGQAVNKSLVDMTVDGFVYRVDMRLRPFGDTGPLAVSFSGLENYYEIHGRAWERYALVKARVIAGDKAKGAELFKILKPFIYRRYVDFSAMDSLRELKSMIADQVAKKGMQHNLKLGAGGIREIEFIVQSFQLVHGGREITLQGSSLLPILHQLVDKQFLEADVASRLEDAYRFLRAAENRVQMWNDQQVHDLPKDQGQQLLLAQSLGYPELGEFNRVLAEYRDYVQQQFSQVFGQDESELAAGEDGDYKKIWQSDDQKITLSADTEVECSQSLAESMQKVLHDFKLSRAVQAMSRDALDRLDAVMPLVLKELLAKRANEQTLKRVVAILESIAKRSVYLILLKENPQALKHLVQLCESSAWMADMLVKYPALLDQLIDERDLYSPLAYEDLKLEACQLLTETGLDEELFMERLRQWKHAQVFKVAAADVTGNVPVMKVSDYLTWIAQAVLDVSVEFCWQFMQQRSGIPGGVSADHPRNPFMVLGYGKLGGIELGYGSDLDMVFLYQGVESGAMTTATNGKQLDNAIYFIRMGQKLISILSTVMPSGRLYEVDCRLRPNGNSGMLVTDLPSFQAYIENKAWNWEHQALVRARAVAGDDQAVEAFEQFRLAFLCQSRDPEKVRSEVVEMRQKMQQSLDKSDEQWFDLKQGVGGIVDIEFMMQYLVLAYAKEYPNLAQYSDNVRILEQVSASSLLSNEDVQSLTDAYKVYRSKYHRLSLANDKAMVEQSCYRQERAAVHRVWQSLMLA; from the coding sequence ATGACCTATAGTTTGCAGCAAGCTTTGCAGTGGAGCCCTTTTGTTGAGCGTTTAACAAACCGTTATCCGGATATCGCAAACAAAGAGAGTTATGAAAGTGCGTGGCAGCAAGGTGAATTGTTCACTAGGGTTTATGACGCTGTTATCGGTTGTACTGATGAACAAGCTTTATTCAAGGCTTTACGCGTTCAGCGCAATACGATGATGGGGCGAATTGGCTTGCGTGACTTGCAAGGCATGGCAAGTCTTGATGAAACAATCAAAGCCACCTCTGAGTTGGCCGATGCTTTGGTTTCGGCAAGTCTGGATTGGTATTACCCTCGATATTGTCAGCGTTACGGTACACCTGTTGGCCGAGAATCAGGTGACGCGCAGCAGTTGATTGTTATCGGTATGGGGAAGCTCGGTGGACAAGAGCTGAACTTCTCCTCCGATATCGATTTGATTTTTGCCTTTCCCGAAGCGGGGGAGACCGAAGGTGCAGCGCGCTCCATTTCCAATGACCAGTTTTTTATTCGCTTGGGTCAGGCGGTGAATAAATCCCTGGTGGATATGACGGTTGATGGTTTTGTCTATCGTGTCGATATGCGTTTGCGTCCATTTGGTGATACCGGTCCCTTGGCGGTGAGCTTTTCCGGCTTGGAGAACTATTATGAAATTCATGGTCGTGCTTGGGAACGTTATGCCTTGGTCAAGGCGCGAGTCATTGCCGGAGATAAGGCCAAGGGCGCTGAATTGTTTAAAATTCTCAAGCCGTTTATCTATCGTCGTTATGTGGACTTCAGTGCGATGGATTCATTACGTGAATTGAAGTCGATGATTGCCGATCAGGTTGCAAAAAAAGGTATGCAACATAATCTCAAGCTTGGAGCAGGTGGTATTCGTGAAATTGAGTTTATCGTGCAATCGTTTCAGTTGGTGCACGGCGGACGTGAGATAACATTGCAAGGCAGTTCATTGTTGCCAATTTTGCATCAGTTGGTCGATAAGCAGTTTCTTGAGGCAGATGTCGCTAGCAGGCTTGAAGACGCTTACCGCTTTTTGCGTGCGGCGGAAAACCGTGTGCAGATGTGGAATGATCAGCAGGTTCATGATCTGCCAAAAGACCAAGGTCAGCAGCTGTTGTTGGCACAATCGTTGGGCTATCCAGAATTGGGTGAGTTCAATCGGGTGTTGGCTGAGTATCGTGATTATGTCCAGCAGCAGTTCAGTCAGGTTTTTGGTCAGGATGAATCGGAGCTGGCTGCAGGCGAAGATGGCGATTATAAAAAGATCTGGCAAAGCGATGATCAAAAAATCACCTTGTCGGCAGACACCGAAGTCGAGTGTTCACAGTCTTTGGCGGAATCAATGCAGAAGGTTTTGCATGACTTCAAGTTATCACGAGCCGTGCAAGCAATGAGTCGGGATGCGTTGGATCGTCTTGATGCGGTCATGCCATTGGTGCTAAAAGAGTTGCTGGCTAAGCGCGCTAACGAGCAGACCTTAAAGCGGGTTGTCGCCATTCTTGAGTCCATTGCCAAGCGTAGTGTCTATCTAATTCTGCTAAAGGAAAATCCGCAAGCGTTAAAGCATCTGGTGCAACTTTGTGAGTCGAGTGCCTGGATGGCCGATATGCTGGTTAAGTATCCTGCATTATTGGATCAATTGATTGATGAGAGGGATTTGTATTCTCCTTTGGCTTATGAGGACTTAAAGCTAGAGGCGTGTCAGTTGTTAACCGAAACCGGTTTGGATGAAGAACTCTTTATGGAGCGTTTGCGACAATGGAAGCATGCGCAAGTCTTCAAGGTGGCTGCCGCCGATGTCACCGGCAATGTGCCTGTCATGAAGGTGAGTGACTATCTTACCTGGATTGCTCAAGCGGTATTGGATGTTAGTGTCGAGTTTTGCTGGCAGTTTATGCAACAGCGTTCCGGTATTCCAGGGGGTGTTAGTGCCGATCACCCTCGCAACCCTTTTATGGTTTTGGGCTACGGTAAGCTTGGCGGTATCGAGTTGGGTTACGGCTCCGATTTGGATATGGTGTTTTTATATCAAGGCGTTGAGTCCGGAGCCATGACGACCGCTACGAATGGCAAGCAGCTGGATAATGCGATCTATTTTATTCGTATGGGGCAGAAGTTGATTTCGATATTAAGTACGGTGATGCCCTCGGGTCGTCTGTATGAGGTGGATTGTCGATTGCGTCCCAATGGTAATTCCGGCATGTTGGTCACTGATTTGCCTAGCTTTCAGGCATATATTGAAAATAAGGCGTGGAATTGGGAACATCAGGCCTTGGTTCGCGCTAGAGCGGTGGCAGGTGATGATCAGGCTGTTGAGGCGTTTGAACAGTTTCGTTTGGCGTTTTTGTGCCAGTCGCGTGACCCGGAAAAGGTCAGGAGTGAAGTGGTTGAGATGCGTCAGAAGATGCAGCAGTCGTTAGATAAAAGTGATGAGCAGTGGTTTGATTTGAAGCAGGGTGTCGGTGGTATTGTGGATATTGAGTTTATGATGCAGTATCTGGTCTTGGCTTATGCAAAAGAATATCCGAATTTAGCCCAGTATAGTGATAATGTGCGAATTTTAGAGCAGGTGTCGGCATCATCGTTGTTATCAAATGAGGATGTGCAGTCCTTGACCGATGCATATAAAGTCTATCGTTCGAAATATCACCGTTTGTCTTTGGCAAATGACAAAGCGATGGTCGAGCAGAGCTGTTATCGACAAGAGCGTGCCGCTGTTCACAGAGTCTGGCAGTCGCTAATGTTGGCTTGA